The following are encoded together in the bacterium genome:
- the rsxC gene encoding electron transport complex subunit RsxC, giving the protein MAMRFKGGVHPDYHKETAGLAIETLPLLPRYAVPLSQHLGAPGTPLVTKGQQVAKGEPLSQPQGFVSVPVHAPTSGAVKAIKDWPHPLGRSLPAVEIEADGEDRLWDGLAPLGDWRQQAPAALRDALKAAGLVGMGGATFPTHVKLSPPADKPIDTFILNGAECEPYLTSDHRAMLEQAPAVMEGLGLMARVLGVKRIIIGVEANKPDALEALRKACPPDVAAEFVLLEAKYPQGSEKHLIVALTGRRVPAGGLPMDVGCLVQNVGTAVAACEAVGQGLPLIERVTTVTGEGIARPANLRLRVGTLLADVIAHCGGLGPRIAKVIFGGPMMGLGQFSLEVPVIKGTSGILCLPAERITQYLADPCIRCGTCVDACPMGLVPSAMGVLAERGRFADLADYRVGDCIECGSCAYVCPSFRPLVQLFRRGKAELRALESRSGAA; this is encoded by the coding sequence CTGGCCATGCGCTTCAAGGGCGGGGTCCATCCCGACTACCACAAGGAGACGGCGGGTCTGGCCATCGAGACCCTGCCCCTGCTGCCGCGTTACGCCGTGCCGCTCTCGCAGCACCTCGGCGCGCCGGGGACGCCCCTCGTTACCAAGGGGCAGCAGGTGGCCAAGGGCGAGCCGCTCTCGCAGCCGCAGGGCTTCGTCTCCGTGCCGGTGCACGCCCCGACCAGCGGCGCGGTCAAGGCGATCAAGGACTGGCCGCATCCGCTCGGGCGTTCCCTGCCGGCCGTCGAGATCGAGGCCGACGGCGAGGATCGGCTCTGGGACGGGCTCGCGCCCCTGGGCGACTGGCGGCAGCAGGCGCCGGCCGCCCTGCGCGATGCACTGAAGGCCGCCGGCCTGGTCGGCATGGGCGGCGCCACCTTCCCCACGCACGTCAAGCTGAGCCCGCCGGCCGACAAGCCGATCGACACCTTCATCCTCAACGGCGCCGAGTGCGAGCCCTACCTGACCAGCGACCACCGCGCAATGCTCGAGCAGGCGCCGGCCGTGATGGAGGGCCTCGGCCTGATGGCCCGCGTGCTGGGCGTGAAGCGAATCATCATCGGGGTGGAGGCCAACAAGCCCGACGCACTCGAGGCGCTGCGCAAAGCCTGCCCGCCGGACGTCGCCGCGGAGTTCGTGCTGCTCGAGGCGAAGTACCCGCAGGGCTCGGAGAAGCACCTCATCGTGGCGCTGACCGGCCGCAGGGTGCCGGCCGGCGGCCTGCCGATGGACGTCGGCTGCCTGGTGCAGAACGTGGGCACCGCCGTGGCCGCCTGCGAGGCCGTCGGCCAGGGTCTGCCGCTCATCGAGCGCGTGACCACCGTGACCGGCGAGGGTATCGCGCGGCCCGCCAATCTGCGCCTGCGCGTGGGTACCCTGCTCGCGGACGTCATCGCCCATTGCGGCGGCCTCGGCCCGCGCATCGCCAAGGTCATCTTCGGCGGGCCGATGATGGGCCTCGGCCAGTTCAGCCTCGAGGTGCCGGTGATCAAGGGCACGAGCGGCATCCTCTGCCTGCCGGCCGAGCGGATCACCCAGTATCTTGCCGATCCCTGCATCCGCTGCGGGACCTGCGTGGACGCCTGCCCGATGGGGCTCGTGCCGAGCGCGATGGGCGTGCTCGCCGAGCGCGGCCGCTTCGCCGATCTGGCGGACTACCGGGTGGGGGATTGCATCGAGTGCGGCAGCTGCGCCTACGTCTGCCCCTCCTTCCGGCCGCTGGTGCAGCTCTTCCGGCGCGGCAAGGCGGAACTGAGAGCGCTGGAGAGCCGATCGGGCGCGGCCTGA